In Henriciella litoralis, the genomic window AGATTGTTGAGCGACAGGACCTGATGGGCCTCTGCGAGCCCCATTTCCCATGGCAGACCGGCATATTTGATGGACGTCTGCGGGCTTGCACCCGTGCCGCCGACGCCGCCAGCGATCAGGATAACGTCGGCTTTGGCCTTGGCGACACCCGCAGCCACTGTTCCGACACCCGATTGGGCGACAAGCTTCACGCAGACGCGGCAATCAGGATTGATCTGCTTCAGGTCATAGATGAGCTGGGCAAGGTCTTCGATCGAGTAGATGTCGTGGTGCGGCGGCGGCGAGATCAACGTCACGCCCGGCGTCGCATGCCGGTTCTTGGCGATCAGCTCTGTAACCTTGAAGCCGGGCAGTTGCCCCCCCTCGCCGGGCTTGGCACCCTGGGCGATCTTAATTTCAACTTCGCGGCACTCATTGAGATATTCCGCCGTCACACCGAAGCGCCCGGAAGCCACCTGTTTGACGGCGGAGTTCATATTGTCGCCATTGGGCAGCGGGCGATACCGCTCACGGATTTCGCCGCCTTCGCCGGAGACAGACTTTGCGCCGATCCGGTTCATCGCGACATTGAGCGTGCCATGAGCTTCGGGTGACAGCGCGCCAAGTGACATGCCCGGCGTGACGAAACGCTTGCGAATTTCGTTGACCGACTGGACCTGCTGCAGCGGGATCGAAACCTGCTGAAGGGATTTGAAGTCGATCAGGTCACGCAACTGGATTGGTGGCCGATTGCTCAGCGCCTGCACGTATTTTTCATAGAGCGCGAAGTCGCCCCGGTCACAGGCTGCCTGCAACATGTGGATGATGTTGCCATCGAGCGCATGCGGTTCACCTGACGCCCGCAAGCGGTAGAAACCGCCCACTGGAAGCGAGATGACCTCTTCGTCAAAAGCAATCTCATGACGCTCGACCGCATTATCTTCCAGGCCGGCGAGACCGATGCCGGAAATGCGGCTCGTCATGCCCGGGAAATAGTCAGCGACAAGCGCGCGCGACAGGCCAAGCGCCTCGAAATTATAGCCGCCGCGATAGGAGGAGATGACCGAGATGCCCATCTTGGACATGATCTTGAGAAGCCCTGCCTCGATCGCCTTCTTATAGTTCTGGACGTAATGGCTGAGCGGCTGGTCGCCGAGCAGGCCGCGATCATGGCGGTCGGCAATGGCTTCCTGCGCGAGATAGGCATTGACGCAGGTCGCGCCGACACCGACCAGTACAGCGAAATAGTGCGTGTCGAGGCATTCTGCTGAACGCACCGTAAGCGAGCAGAAGGTGCGGAGCCCCTGCGCGACGAGGTGCGAGTGCACAGCGCCCGTCGCGAGGATCATCGGAATCGCGACCGTATCCGGGTCCTGATTCTCATCGGTCAGAACGATGTGCTCACGTCCCGCGCGAACAGCCTCTTCGGCTTCAGACTGGATGCGGGCAAGCGCGTCCTTCAGGGCAGAGCCGTCACGCTGCACGGCATCGAGTTTGAACGTACAATCAATGTGCTCGACCCCAGCCCCGAGCGTCTTCATGAGGCGCTGATACATGCCAGTCGACAAGAATGGGCTTTCCAGCACGAACACGTTCTGCTGGGTCTCGTCCGTCGTCAGGATGTTGCCGAGGTTCTTGAAGCGCGTCTTCAGCGACATCACCCGGTCCTCGCGGAGCGGGTCGACGGGCGGGTTGGTCACCTGGCTGAAATTCTGGCGGAAGAAGTGCGAAAGCGGGCGGCATTCGCGCGAGAGAACGGCAACAGGCGTATCGTCCCCCATGGAGCCAATCGCTTCTTTTCCGTCCTCCGCCATCGGCGCAAGGATGAGTTCGGTAGTTTCGAGCGTGAACCCGGCGACCGTCTGGCGACGCAGCAGTTTCTCCTTGTCGAAAAGACGCGGCTCTTCGCCCTTGATGATGTCCGTTTCCAGCTCTTTGACGTTTTTCAGCCACTTGTCATAGGGGTGCTCGCTCGCCAGCTCGGCGATAATCTCGTCATGCTCGTAGAACCGGCCTTCTTCGAGATTGGCCGCAATCATGCCGCCCGCGCGAACATGGCCGCGGCGAACAACCTGATGCCCCGAAAGTGGGCACATCCCGGTTTCCGAGCCAACGGCGAGAACACCGTCAGCCGTCAATGCATAGCGAAGAGGACGCAGACCATTGCGGTCCAGGCCGGCAATTGCCCAGCGTCCGTCATAGGCACAGATCGCGGCCGGGCCGTCCCATGGCTCCATGACCGAGTTGCAATAGGCGTAAAGCGCAGCGTGCTCGTCCGGAATGATAGAGGCGCGCTTGGACCAGGCCTCAGGGATCAGGAGCGCCTTTGTCATTGGCGCGGTACGGCCGGCCTTGCAGAGAATTTCGAACACAGCATCAAGCGCGCCAGAGTCTGACAAGCCCTTCGGCACGACAGGTTTGACGTCTTCCACATCATCCCCGAATGCGCCTGAGACCATCTTGATCTCATGGCTTTTCATCCAGTTGAGGTTGCCGCGCAGCGTGTTGATCTCACCATTGTGGGCGAGCATGCGGAAGGGCTGCGCGAGCTCCCAACGCGGGAAGGTGTTGGTTGAATAACGCTGGTGATAGATCGCGATTGGCGAGACGAAGCGCTCATCCTTCAGGTCGAGATAGAAATTGTCGATGTCCTGGGCGAGGAACATGCCCTTGTAGATCAGCGATTTGTGGCTGAGCGAGCAGATATAGAAACTCGGAATGCCAGCCTCACGGGCTTTGCGTTCGATCCGGCGGCGACAGAGATAGAGTGCGCGTTCCAGCTCATCCGGCGTGCGGTCGCGGCTATCACGGAACATGACCTGCTCGATCTCCGGACGGGTATCGGCGGCCTTCTGACCGATCACCGAAATGTCGACCGGCGGCTGACGCCAGCCATAGATGTAGAAACCAAAGTGCAGGATTTCTGTCTCGACGATCGCGCGGGCCGCTTCCTGCGCGCCGAGATCTGTGCGTGGTAGGAAGATCTGGCCAACGCAGATCGGGTCGCTGGTCGGATTGTGGCCGGTACGCTCAGCCTGCTCACGGAAGAAATCCTGCGGCACTTCAATACGGATACCAGCGCCGTCGCCCGTCTTGCCGTCGGCATCCACAGCGCCGCGATGCCAGACATTCTTGAGGGCCTTGATGCCCATTTCGACGATTTCACGACGCGGCTTGCCATCCAGCGCGACCACGAGGCCGACGCCGCAGGCATCTTTTTCGTGCTCTGGGTCATAGGCGTGCGCATCAATCAGTTTCTGGCGCTCGACGAGGTATTTTGCGATCGTATCGGTCATCTGTTCAGGCCCTTCGGGAATTGGAGGTCAGCGCGCGCTTATTGCGCGGCGACCGGCGCTGCTGCGCGACTGCGTTCGAGTTTTTTCATGTGGCGATGCATGCTTTCAGCTGCGTCACGTCCGTCCTTGATGGCCCAGACGACGAGCGAAGCGCCGCGCACGATATCACCCGCCGCATAGACGCCAGGGATGCTTGTTTCGAGGGTAGCAAAATCGACCTTTACCGCGCCCCAGCGGTTCACGGTGAGCGCCGACTCGCCGAAGAGTTGCGGCAGGTCTTCCGGGTCAAAACCGAGCGCCTTGATGACCATGTCGGCCTCAAGGTCGAACGTCTCACCCGTCTTTTCAGGCGACTGGCGACCGGACGGGTCTGGCGCGCCGAGCTTCATGCGGGCGGCGCGAACCGCCTTCAGATTTCCGGCCTCATCATCGACGAGCGCTTCTGGCGAGGCCAGCCATTCGAAGATCACCCCTTCTTCTTCGGCGTTTGCAACTTCGCGCTGCGAACCGGGCATGTTGGCGCGGTCACGGCGGTAGACACAGCGCACGGATTTTGCGCCCTGCCGGACCGCAGTCCGCACGCAATCCATCGCCGTATCGCCGCCGCCAATGACAACCACATTCTTGTCCTTGGCATTGTGCGTCCCGTCATCAAAGGTCGGCACTGTGTCGCCGAGCCCCTTGCGATTGGACGTTGTCAGGAAGTCGAGCGCGGCGTGGACGCCCGTGCAGCCAGCGCCGGGCACCATCAGGTCACGCGCCTTGTATACGCCGGTTGCGATCAGCAGGGTGTCGTGCTTGTCGCGCAGATCCGTGAGCTTCACGTCTTCGCCAATTGACGTATTAAACTCAAAACGGATGCCGCTGTCTTCCAGCCGCTTGATGCGGCGTTCGACAACGTACTTTTCCAGCTTGAAGCCCGGGATCCCGTAGATCAGCAAGCCGCCGCCGCGGTCATAGCGATCATAGACAGTCACCTGATAGCCCTTGCGGCGGAGCTGCTCTGCGGCGGCGAGGCCACCCGGGCCCGCACCAATGATGCCGGCAGACTGCTCACGCTCACGCGGTGGCTTTACCGGTTTAACCCAGCCCTCTTCCCACGCCGTGTCGGTGATATAGCGTTCAACCGAGCCGATTGTGACAGTGCCGTGCCCGGATTGCTCGATCGTACAGATCCCTTCGCAAAGCCGGTCTTGCGGGCAGATGCGGCCGCAGATTTCCGGCATATTATTGGTCGCCATGGAGACTTCATACGCCTCTTCGAGACGGTCCTCGGCGACCAGTTTCAGCCAGTCAGGGATATTGTTCGATAGCGGGCAGCCCTGCTGACAGAACGGCACACCGCATTGCGAACAACGCGCGGCCTGATCTTCCGCGACCTCACGGGCATAGTCAGCATAAATTTCATCGAAGTCGCCTGTGCGTTGGCCGGCATCGCGCTTGTCCGGCATAGACCGATCAATCTTGGTGAACTTCAACATGCGGCTGGCCATGGCAAATTTCCTGTTACGAGCAAGTTTGTGCCTTAATAAAGGGCCTTTCAAAGCCCGCAAGGCAAAAGCACCCACCAAATATCGTTTTGATATGTAATTTGTGCAGTTTATTTGAATATATGCCGTGCCAAATTATTAGGCAAGCCTATTGGGTATCGTTTCGATACGTATACAGTCTGATGCGTTCGCGGACGAACCGTGTCAGAACGCTCACCTGTCCTTTCTGAAAAAGGGTTATCAGGATGTCCCTTCTACAGCTTTTTGTCATATCGATCGTCCAGGGCATCTCCGAATGGCTGCCAATCTCGTCGTCTGCCCACGTATTGCTCACTGCGCACCTCTTCGGGATTGGCGGGGAAGACGAGTTGATGGTCAACGCGATGGCCCATCTAGGGACGCTGTTCGCGCTCTTTGCCTATTTCTGGCGCGACACTGGGCGCGCGATTGCTGGAGGCTTCGAGCTTATCGGGGTCGGCCGCAAACCCGGCCGCCTGAGCGCGAACGCCAAACTTGCCTTGCTTATTCTGGTCGCGACGCCGCCCGCAGTTCTTGCCGGTCTGGTTTATGAGCTGTCGCCGGGCCTTGAGATTCTGCGCAGTGCTTACGTCATCGCCGCCGCCACCATCATTTTCGCCCTGGCGCTCTGGTGGGCAGACGTCAAAGGCCCGACCCATCGCAAGGAAGAAGACATGACCGTCAAGGACGGCATTCTGATCGGTCTTGCCCAGGCGCTTGCCTTTATTCCCGGCGTTAGCCGGTCAGGCATCACCATGACAGCCGCACGCGGCCTTGGCCTCTCACGGATCGAAGCGGCCCGCTTTGGTATGTTGTGCGGGGTGCCCGTCCTCCTGATGGCGGGGAGCTATGCCTGCCTCAAGCTGGCGACCGCCGATGCAGGCGAGATCACCGTCCCACTATCAGATGGGTTGATCGTCGCGGGCCTCAGCTTTGTGACGGCATTCGCATCAATCTGGGCCCTGATGGCGGTTCTGAACCGGATGAGCTTTCTGCCCTTCGTGATTTACCGGCTCATCCTCGGTGTCGCGATCCTGGCATTCATTCCGTTTCTCTCAGGATCGTAACCTTCCAGCTGGTGCTCTTACGGAACGGCGCATGCAACCGTCCGTTTAAGGAGCAATCCAAATGGAAGGAAATAACAATGAAGACGACCCTACTCGCAACCGTCGCACTTGCTCTGCCGCTCACCTTTTCTGCCTGCAGCAGTGCGGGTCTGTCCGGCCCGGAAGCCGCGATGGCCGAACAGAATGAGGCCATGGCGAAACAGAACATCGAACTGCCAGAGGCTACGCAGACTGAAATTGTAGAGCTGAATGACCTGACGCGCGTCTACATCGATGCTGCAGCCCTCTACAAACAGGCCGCAGACCTGCCAGACCAGCAAAACGGTCTGAAACCAGCGCTGCTGGAGCTCGCAAAGGAACGCAACATGCAGCGCGAAAAGCTGCAGGAACGCGTATTGATGCTAGGCGGTGAACCAGCCGAGATGGGCGAAGCCCTTGGCACAGCGCATAGGTCGTTCACGTCCCTGCGCACGCTCGTCGACAATGATAGTGAAGTTGCCGTCGCAGAAGTTCTGCGCGGTGAGCGCTACATTCGCGATGAAATCGACGAGCTGAGCGGGACGCCCATGACGGCAGAGACAGCCGCGTTGCTCACGTCACTTCGCGCGGAAGCTGCCGAGAACATCAAGATGCTTCAAGACCTGAAAATGGCAACCTGACATAGGTCGCAACTAAAACGAAAAGCCCGCCAGATTGGCGGGCTTTTCTATGACTGCGACGCAGAAACTTCCGAGCGCGTTACGCTTCGCCCTTCTGGTGGAACTCACCATAGGCGCGGTATCGCCAGAGATAGGTCGGCACGATCGACTCAACGCTTTCGAGCTCAGTCACGCCCAAGTCTTTCAGCGTGAGCGCATCATCGGCGACCACATTGTCGCTTTTCAACATTTCCACCTGATCGCCAGTAATCGGAGGCGCCCCAAATATACCGCTCGACATCGGCCAGACACGCCACAAGGCGCCAAAGGCGAGCCCCATCGGCTTGGCGATAAAGAATGGCAGAGTGGCAGCATAGCGTTTGCGGTCAACAATCTTGCCAATGACGTCATAGATTTCGCGGAACGAATAAGTGCGCGGCCCGCCCAGCTCATAGGTCTTGCCGGCCGTGTCATCGCGCGCGACGGCAGCCGCAATCGCGTCTGCGACATCACCCGCATATACTGGCTGCAAGAGCGTCTTGCCGCCGCCGATCGCCGGCAGAAACGGCGCAACAGTCGAAATTGGATGGGCCGTCATTGCCCCAAACTTGTTGAAGAAGTCGTCTTCAGGACCGAACACGATGGATGGCCGAAGAATTGTCGCGCTGGGGAACGCCTCGCGCACGGCGTCCTCTGCTTCGGCTTTTGTACGCGCATAGTCGGACCCGGAGTCAGTATCGGCGCCGATGGCAGACACATGGACCAGCTTTTTCACGCCAGCCTTCGCGGCAGCTTCGGCAATGTTTACGGCACCATCAAACTGGGCTGCCTCAAAGCTCTGCTTGCCCTTTTCATAAAGGATGCCGACGAGGTTCACGACATAGTCAGCGCCTTCAATTGCCCGCTCAACGGACATCTTGTTGCGAACATTGGCCTGCGCGATGTCGATCCACCCTGGCGGACCGGCAAGGCGAACATCGCCAGCGAGGTGTGGACGTCGAACGGCGATCCGCACGCGATAGCCAGCCTCGACCAGCGTGCGCGCCGCATAGCGGCCGATAAAACCTGAGCCGCCAAAAACTGTTACAAGACCGGTGGACATGAAAGGATACCCTCGCTTGTGGGTCTACTGATTCCAAATGTCGGTTTTCAACATGACTGGCTACGATTGTCCATGCGGCGAATTGCAATTGGCCATCGAACCAGAACCCGCATGAGGCCCATTAAAGCGGGCAATTCAAGTAGTTCACACGAAGCCTTTAACCAAATATGCAGCTTCTCGTCGTATTCACCAAGTAGAGGAAGACTGCTGCAAAGCCGTGGCAATTGGGGACCTGCAATGACCGCTACAGCGAAACTGGCGCCTGCCAGCCGTTCAGATGTGCCAGCCAGGCCCGACGATGCTGAGGCGTTCGAAACCGCTGCTCAAGTCAACCAATTGATGGCGAAACACAATACGCCGCCCTATCCTGAAACCTATTCATTCTGGTACGCCTATCTCCGCCGGGATTGTGATGAGCTCGTTTCGACGATCGATGCGATGATCGGATCGGACGATCCGATCACACAATTCGATATCCGGTCGGTCTGCGAGACATATCTTGAGACAAGCTCGCTTGAGCTTGCCAGCAACCGTATCGGCCTAGCTATCGAAAAAGAGATGAATGGCGTTTCCGCCCTCATCAAGGACGGCCTGGAGGGCAATGACAACTTCGCGCAAAAGCTCTGTCAGATCGGCGCCGGACTGCCCGATGCGTGTACAGGCGAAGGTCTTGGTCAGCTTATTGCTCAACTCGTTGCTGAAAACGACCGGATGGCCAAAAAGAGCCGCGAGCTGACCTCCGGCCTGAAGGCGTCGCAGGAACAGATCACGACGCTCAGCAAGGAACTGGAAGCTGCCCGCCAGCAGAGCAATATCGACCCACTCACTGGTGTGTCGAACCGACGGGCGCTCACCGCGCAGCTTGAGCATGAAGTCACCGCGTTTGAGCATATGGAGCAACCGCTCTGTCTGGTCATGGGCGACATCGATAACTTCAAGCAAGTGAATGATACGTTTGGCCATGTCGTTGGCGACGAAGTTCTGAAAATTTTTGCAAATACAATGCGCACGAATGTGAAAGGTCGTGACCTGGTGGCCCGCTTCGGTGGCGAGGAGTTCGCAATCATCCTGCCTCAGACCTCCATGGAATATGCGATCAAACTGGTCGAGAGCATTCGTGAGCAGTTCAGCATGAAGCGTCTTGTCCTGCGCCAGTCGCGTCAACAGATCGGTCAGGTCACCGCATCTTTCGGCATTGCAGAGCTTATGGCTGGAGAGACCTCCTCAGACCTGCTTGAGCGGGCTGATGAGCAACTGTATCGCGCCAAGAATAACGGCCGGAACCGCGTTTGCGCGGGCTGCTAACCGGCTATTTTCGACCGGCGCGGATATCCTTGACGCGCTGCTCAGCTCCAAATGCCAGCTTCAGGGTTTCTCGGCGTGCGTCCGCTTCTGCCCGGCATGCGAGGATTGCCTCTTTCTGCGCACCGACCAAACCAGCGAGGCGTCTGGAATTTCCATTTTTCTCAGCCAGGCTCACCGCCTCAAAACTCATTCCCACCGGAACATCGCGGGTCATTTCTTCCTGAAGCCGGACGAGGCGCTTCTCAGCTTCGGTGAGCGCTGACTTGGCGCTGGCATAAGCCTGTTCAGCCTTGCTGCGCTTTAGCGCGACGAGCTTTGATAGCGTTTCCCAATCGTCCTTTGGCATTCCACTATCCTAAAGATGCTGGCGCAGGCGCTCAACAAAGCCGATCGCAGCGGCCACGGCGGCAAAGTGTTCAGCGTGAATTTCCTCATCGATCTCGACCAGGCGGTAGATCGAACGGGTCGATGGCGGGTCCCGGTAAATCGGCACATCATGCGCAATGGCGGTTTCGCGAATGCGCGCCGCGAGGTGATCGACGCCTTTCGCGACCACAACAGGCGCCTTGGAGGAGTCCGGATCCCATTTCAGCGCGACGGCGTAGTGCTCCGGGTTGACCATCACGACAGTCGCCGTCTTCACATTCTGCATCATCTGACCGCGGGAAATTTTGGAGGCTTTCTCCCGGCGGGACTGTTTGACGTGCGGGTCACCCTCGCTCTGCTTGACTTCCTTTTTGATGTCCTCGCGGGTCATCTTCAGCTGGTTGGCATGCATCTGTCGCTGGATCGGAAGGTCTATGGCGGCGAGCACGAATTGGAACAGGCAGTAGAGCAGGATCAGTCCCATCACCTGGGCAAAGGTGAACTGGAAAAATTGTCCAAAGCGAATGGCGCTACTGGCATAATACTGGTCCACGAAGGTGTAGAGAAAATACGAGGCAATCAGCCCGGCAAACAGCATCTTGGCTGTGTCCTTGGCAAAATCGATCAACCCCTTTGGGCCGTATTTTTTCTTCAGATTGTCGGGGGGCGAAATCTTCTTGATGTCCGGCTTGATTTTCTTGGCTGAGAAAGCGACCGAGCCCTGCAAGACAAGAGCGCCGAGGACCAGCACCACCAGGACGAGGAAAACCGGCAGGATACCAAAGAGTATGGATATCAGCCAGTCTCTGGATTGCTGACCGCCGCCAGCGAAGATGTCGTCTGCATAGCTGTCTGCGTGATAGAAGAGCGACTGCATCTGAGCGAAAATGCCGCCCGCAAGCACACTGACGAATAGCGCAGCGGCCAGCGCCATTCCGGCCATCAACGCAAACGCATTCACTTCCTTTGACTGGGCAACATTACCTTCGCGGCGCGCTTCGCGTTTTCGCTGCTCAGTGGCCTCGAATTCCTTTTCACCGCCACCATTCTGGTCTTCAGCCATTGCGCGCCCCTATAGCCAGCCAATGATCGACGGAATGCGTTCCGACCAGACCATCAGTATTGTGGTGATAGAGACCGTCAGCAAAAGCAAGCCAGCGCCGATCATGAAAGGCGCGCCGACGAAAGCCACCATCAGCGATGGGAGCGCCTTGTTAATGAAGCCGAGCGAAATGTTGTAGAGAAGGTTCACCGCAACAAACGGCCAGGCCAGCAGGACCGCGAAGCCAAAAGCTCCAAAGCCGCTGCGCACGACATACATCGGATCAATATTGCTGATGAGGCCGACCGGCATTTCGCTGTAGAGCGTCGTCATGCGGACAAATACGCTGACATGATAATCCATCGACAGGAGCAGAGCGGCCCCGGCCATGGTCAACATGTTGGCGGTTATCGTCTGGGCCTGCGTTTCCAGCGCAATACCGAGCAATTGCGACAGCCCGATCACCTGCGCGATGAGGGTGCCTGTAATGGCCAGCAGCCAGATTGATATGCGCAGCAATATGCCGAGAAAGAGCCCGATCAGTCCTTCTGCCAGCATCAGGCCGACAAAGCCTGAGAGTGAATTGATCGGGGGAAGCTGAACGATACCAGACGCTGCAACCGCCAGCGAAAACGCAATGAGCACAGTGAGGCGGACACGGACGGGGACGGTCTGCTCGCCAATCCCCGGCATAAAGAAAATGACAAAGGACAGTCGCGCAAAGATCAGCATGAGCAGCATGATCCAGCCGGCCAGCTCAAGCGTGAGCGGCAACCCGGCCGGCATCAGACGACGCCGACGATGTACGGCTTGCTCTTGGACCCGATTTCCTCATAGGCGAGGACCGAATTGCGGATGCCCTTGCTGGCAAGAACCGTCTGAAGGAAGCGCCGGCGGCGCGAGGATGTCGCGATCGAAGCTGTGACGCCTTTCTGCGCATACTCATTGAGCTTGGACTGAACAGAATTGGTGAGATCGCCGAACATCTCCGGCGGCAGGGCGATGTCCGATCCGCCGTCTTCCTTGGTGATTTCGTGGGCGGAGAATTTCTCTTCCCAGTTTGGTGATAGTTGAAGCAGCGGCAGACGGCCGTCGGTGTCCTGAAGCCGGTCGACAATCTGGAAACCTAGCCGCTGGCGAACAAGCTCAACCAGCCGGGTCGTGCTCGCGCCCTGCGATTTGGCTTCACCAATCGTCTCGACGATGAGGAACAGATTGCGAATCGAGACGCGCTCTTCGAGCAGCATACGCAGCACAGCGAGAAGCTGTTCGGGCGTGACCTTGCCGGGGATGTATTCGTCGAGGAAACGCTGATTGGCGGCCGCCCGTTCGCTGTCGCTGATGCGGGTGAGCGCATCGAGCGTGTCCATCATCACCATACGCGTGAAGACCAGCGAGAAGTTGGACTGGATCGTCTCCAGCATATGGGTCGCGAGCACTTCGGTCGGGTCAATTGCGGGGATGCCAGCGGCAGCCAGCTCCTGCTTCTTGCCATTCGGCAGCCAGCGCGCCGACGCCTTGTAGACCGGCTCTTTCACCCGCTCGCCCTGGAGGTGCGGCATCTGATTGTCTTCCATCAGCGCAAGCACTGAACCGGGCCGCAATGTGCCGCCATCAACCTTCACGCCCTGAATGCGGATACGGTAGGCATTCTTGGCCAGCGTGGGATTGTCGGTCATGCGAATGGACGGCAGCACGAAG contains:
- the gltB gene encoding glutamate synthase large subunit, producing the protein MTDTIAKYLVERQKLIDAHAYDPEHEKDACGVGLVVALDGKPRREIVEMGIKALKNVWHRGAVDADGKTGDGAGIRIEVPQDFFREQAERTGHNPTSDPICVGQIFLPRTDLGAQEAARAIVETEILHFGFYIYGWRQPPVDISVIGQKAADTRPEIEQVMFRDSRDRTPDELERALYLCRRRIERKAREAGIPSFYICSLSHKSLIYKGMFLAQDIDNFYLDLKDERFVSPIAIYHQRYSTNTFPRWELAQPFRMLAHNGEINTLRGNLNWMKSHEIKMVSGAFGDDVEDVKPVVPKGLSDSGALDAVFEILCKAGRTAPMTKALLIPEAWSKRASIIPDEHAALYAYCNSVMEPWDGPAAICAYDGRWAIAGLDRNGLRPLRYALTADGVLAVGSETGMCPLSGHQVVRRGHVRAGGMIAANLEEGRFYEHDEIIAELASEHPYDKWLKNVKELETDIIKGEEPRLFDKEKLLRRQTVAGFTLETTELILAPMAEDGKEAIGSMGDDTPVAVLSRECRPLSHFFRQNFSQVTNPPVDPLREDRVMSLKTRFKNLGNILTTDETQQNVFVLESPFLSTGMYQRLMKTLGAGVEHIDCTFKLDAVQRDGSALKDALARIQSEAEEAVRAGREHIVLTDENQDPDTVAIPMILATGAVHSHLVAQGLRTFCSLTVRSAECLDTHYFAVLVGVGATCVNAYLAQEAIADRHDRGLLGDQPLSHYVQNYKKAIEAGLLKIMSKMGISVISSYRGGYNFEALGLSRALVADYFPGMTSRISGIGLAGLEDNAVERHEIAFDEEVISLPVGGFYRLRASGEPHALDGNIIHMLQAACDRGDFALYEKYVQALSNRPPIQLRDLIDFKSLQQVSIPLQQVQSVNEIRKRFVTPGMSLGALSPEAHGTLNVAMNRIGAKSVSGEGGEIRERYRPLPNGDNMNSAVKQVASGRFGVTAEYLNECREVEIKIAQGAKPGEGGQLPGFKVTELIAKNRHATPGVTLISPPPHHDIYSIEDLAQLIYDLKQINPDCRVCVKLVAQSGVGTVAAGVAKAKADVILIAGGVGGTGASPQTSIKYAGLPWEMGLAEAHQVLSLNNLRDKVTLRTDGGLRTGRDIVIAAMLGAEEYGIGTASLVAMGCIMVRQCHSNTCPVGVCVQDEELRKKFTGTAEKVVNLMSFLAEDVRRILATLGLSSLDEAIGRTDLLSQVSRGASHLDDLDLNPLLVRVETTKPVVYRPTHRTEVVDTLDAQILRDGEPFFTRGEKMQLEYDVQNVQRSIGARSSSAIVRKFGERALPEGRLHIRLTGSAGQSLGAFAVQGLLLDVHGDANDYVGKGLSGATIQLRPARDAQIEASENTIIGNTCLYGATNGRLYAAGQAGVRFGVRNSGAEAVVEGCGANGCEYMTGGRVAILGPVGDNFGAGMTGGMAWVWDPEKIFSRVANPDSIDWYPLADMREDHVNRFQLMLEMHAERTGSKRARKLLEEWDQTLAETLFIVPKEVAASILGEEPVAKAV
- a CDS encoding undecaprenyl-diphosphate phosphatase — protein: MSLLQLFVISIVQGISEWLPISSSAHVLLTAHLFGIGGEDELMVNAMAHLGTLFALFAYFWRDTGRAIAGGFELIGVGRKPGRLSANAKLALLILVATPPAVLAGLVYELSPGLEILRSAYVIAAATIIFALALWWADVKGPTHRKEEDMTVKDGILIGLAQALAFIPGVSRSGITMTAARGLGLSRIEAARFGMLCGVPVLLMAGSYACLKLATADAGEITVPLSDGLIVAGLSFVTAFASIWALMAVLNRMSFLPFVIYRLILGVAILAFIPFLSGS
- a CDS encoding NAD(P)-dependent oxidoreductase, with amino-acid sequence MASRMLKFTKIDRSMPDKRDAGQRTGDFDEIYADYAREVAEDQAARCSQCGVPFCQQGCPLSNNIPDWLKLVAEDRLEEAYEVSMATNNMPEICGRICPQDRLCEGICTIEQSGHGTVTIGSVERYITDTAWEEGWVKPVKPPREREQSAGIIGAGPGGLAAAEQLRRKGYQVTVYDRYDRGGGLLIYGIPGFKLEKYVVERRIKRLEDSGIRFEFNTSIGEDVKLTDLRDKHDTLLIATGVYKARDLMVPGAGCTGVHAALDFLTTSNRKGLGDTVPTFDDGTHNAKDKNVVVIGGGDTAMDCVRTAVRQGAKSVRCVYRRDRANMPGSQREVANAEEEGVIFEWLASPEALVDDEAGNLKAVRAARMKLGAPDPSGRQSPEKTGETFDLEADMVIKALGFDPEDLPQLFGESALTVNRWGAVKVDFATLETSIPGVYAAGDIVRGASLVVWAIKDGRDAAESMHRHMKKLERSRAAAPVAAQ
- a CDS encoding DUF2383 domain-containing protein encodes the protein MKTTLLATVALALPLTFSACSSAGLSGPEAAMAEQNEAMAKQNIELPEATQTEIVELNDLTRVYIDAAALYKQAADLPDQQNGLKPALLELAKERNMQREKLQERVLMLGGEPAEMGEALGTAHRSFTSLRTLVDNDSEVAVAEVLRGERYIRDEIDELSGTPMTAETAALLTSLRAEAAENIKMLQDLKMAT
- a CDS encoding EscU/YscU/HrcU family type III secretion system export apparatus switch protein; amino-acid sequence: MAEDQNGGGEKEFEATEQRKREARREGNVAQSKEVNAFALMAGMALAAALFVSVLAGGIFAQMQSLFYHADSYADDIFAGGGQQSRDWLISILFGILPVFLVLVVLVLGALVLQGSVAFSAKKIKPDIKKISPPDNLKKKYGPKGLIDFAKDTAKMLFAGLIASYFLYTFVDQYYASSAIRFGQFFQFTFAQVMGLILLYCLFQFVLAAIDLPIQRQMHANQLKMTREDIKKEVKQSEGDPHVKQSRREKASKISRGQMMQNVKTATVVMVNPEHYAVALKWDPDSSKAPVVVAKGVDHLAARIRETAIAHDVPIYRDPPSTRSIYRLVEIDEEIHAEHFAAVAAAIGFVERLRQHL
- a CDS encoding complex I NDUFA9 subunit family protein, translated to MSTGLVTVFGGSGFIGRYAARTLVEAGYRVRIAVRRPHLAGDVRLAGPPGWIDIAQANVRNKMSVERAIEGADYVVNLVGILYEKGKQSFEAAQFDGAVNIAEAAAKAGVKKLVHVSAIGADTDSGSDYARTKAEAEDAVREAFPSATILRPSIVFGPEDDFFNKFGAMTAHPISTVAPFLPAIGGGKTLLQPVYAGDVADAIAAAVARDDTAGKTYELGGPRTYSFREIYDVIGKIVDRKRYAATLPFFIAKPMGLAFGALWRVWPMSSGIFGAPPITGDQVEMLKSDNVVADDALTLKDLGVTELESVESIVPTYLWRYRAYGEFHQKGEA
- a CDS encoding GGDEF domain-containing protein; translated protein: MTATAKLAPASRSDVPARPDDAEAFETAAQVNQLMAKHNTPPYPETYSFWYAYLRRDCDELVSTIDAMIGSDDPITQFDIRSVCETYLETSSLELASNRIGLAIEKEMNGVSALIKDGLEGNDNFAQKLCQIGAGLPDACTGEGLGQLIAQLVAENDRMAKKSRELTSGLKASQEQITTLSKELEAARQQSNIDPLTGVSNRRALTAQLEHEVTAFEHMEQPLCLVMGDIDNFKQVNDTFGHVVGDEVLKIFANTMRTNVKGRDLVARFGGEEFAIILPQTSMEYAIKLVESIREQFSMKRLVLRQSRQQIGQVTASFGIAELMAGETSSDLLERADEQLYRAKNNGRNRVCAGC